CTGCATACTGATATATACTGCCACTGCTAAACTCAACTTGTAAAATGCGATCGTTGCAGTTATAACCAATTGAAGTTGCCATTGTAGACTGAACTAGTAGCATTTTTAGAGGTTCAGATGCAGCAGGTAATGCATTGGTATTGACCAAAGAATTGACGTGTTGCAAACCTTCATAAGCTTCAATCGGGGCGGGAACTTCCACTAACTCAAACTCATCTCCTCGGTCAATTAACAGCCCTAAATAACCATCTGAATGACCGACAGCTACAAGATTACCCAGATCGAGTTTAGAGAACTTCATCAGGATTCTTAACCTTCTTATTTTTTAGTACAATTGTACTTAAAAACATGCGTTTTGTATAGTGCTAAGGCAACATACCACCATCTCTTGCTTTCTCCTTGTGAACCAAGGCTGTCTCAAAGCGAGCAGCGCTACCTCAGCTGAAAATCTATGGATTAAAGCCTGAGTTATATTTGAACTTTTATTTCTATTAACTAAGTTTGATTACTATTTCGATCCAAATATACAAAAAGGCTTCAGTATTATAAGATACATAGTTTCGGAGTATACAAATAATATGGCAAATTTAAATAGATTGGTACAAGGCGTATCGCAGCAGTTCAACCAAAATTCTTTAAGTTGGGGTTCGCTATTGGTTTGGATAAGTGGGTTAGTTGTAATAATGATGTTGATGGTAAGATTTTCTCAAATTTATTAAGTTTTTCAGGCTGATTTTTAGAAAAATAATATAGCAGGGAGCAGATAAGCAAGAGCAATTTACACTTGTAGGATGCTCCCTAACAGCAAGATTTATCATCGACGCTCGATAATATTCCTACCCCAGTTACCGCGATCGCCCGTACCAGTCCAGTAGTACCAAAAAAATTTTGGCGTGAGTCTTTTTACTGGATGAGGTTCTAATTGGTATCTTTGGGCTACCATCGCTCCATTAATTCCCCTCAACGCCTCGCGGTTAATGTAGCCTAAATGGTCTTTAGAAATCTCAATTTGTTGAGCGCGACGAAAGTTAATTAAAGCCGTATTGTAATCACCTCTAATTCCCGCCCGAATTCCTGTTTTCATTAAGCGCGTGTAGTCTTTACCATATCCAGGAATAATTGCTAATGGTGGTGGTAAGCAAGTATCATCTTTTGCT
This window of the Chroococcidiopsis thermalis PCC 7203 genome carries:
- a CDS encoding KTSC domain-containing protein codes for the protein MKFSKLDLGNLVAVGHSDGYLGLLIDRGDEFELVEVPAPIEAYEGLQHVNSLVNTNALPAASEPLKMLLVQSTMATSIGYNCNDRILQVEFSSGSIYQYADVEPETWEALQDTDSLGRFYNNNIKGQYDCQRIDYIDCDYSEEECC